One genomic window of bacterium includes the following:
- a CDS encoding ABC transporter permease, with amino-acid sequence MVGDFFSAVGDVLSSETTYSSGWRLAVALAFVAVGEWIAERAGTINISVEGAMLAGAFAAAMGYDASGSVAVGLLISAAAGLLVGAVQAHFSHNLTANQFVVGLTLNILVLGLASFLNSSLKPTTATAHVFEVPGLVEIPLLGPALFGQPWPLYLLYPLVPLAWWLVYRTRWGLEVRAVGENPQAADVSSIDVNARRRQAIYIAGVTSGLGGGYLLLGQVGWFEDAIVGGQGFIAIAAVIFGGWTLRGAMLGCLLFGSANSFRLSLPVVGHPLNSELLSSLPFVLTICVMALFAHRTREPQSLARPFIRGLR; translated from the coding sequence ATGGTCGGCGACTTCTTCTCCGCGGTCGGGGACGTGCTCTCCAGCGAGACCACCTACAGCAGCGGCTGGCGCCTGGCGGTGGCGCTGGCGTTCGTGGCGGTGGGGGAGTGGATCGCCGAGCGGGCCGGCACCATCAACATCTCCGTGGAGGGGGCGATGCTGGCCGGCGCCTTCGCCGCGGCCATGGGTTACGACGCCTCCGGATCGGTGGCGGTCGGCCTGTTGATCAGCGCGGCGGCCGGCCTGCTGGTGGGCGCCGTGCAGGCCCACTTCAGCCACAATCTCACGGCCAACCAGTTCGTGGTGGGCCTGACGCTCAACATCCTGGTGCTCGGCCTCGCCAGCTTCCTCAACAGCAGCCTCAAGCCCACCACGGCCACGGCGCACGTCTTCGAGGTTCCCGGCCTGGTGGAGATCCCGCTGCTGGGGCCGGCGCTGTTCGGCCAGCCCTGGCCGCTGTACTTGCTGTACCCGCTGGTGCCGCTGGCCTGGTGGCTCGTCTACCGCACGCGTTGGGGCCTCGAGGTGCGGGCGGTGGGGGAGAACCCCCAGGCGGCCGACGTGTCGTCCATCGACGTGAACGCCCGGCGGCGCCAGGCCATCTACATCGCCGGCGTCACATCGGGCCTCGGCGGCGGCTACCTGCTGCTGGGCCAGGTGGGGTGGTTCGAGGACGCCATAGTGGGCGGGCAGGGGTTCATCGCCATCGCCGCGGTGATCTTCGGCGGCTGGACGCTGCGGGGGGCGATGCTGGGCTGCCTGCTGTTCGGCAGCGCCAATTCCTTCAGATTGAGCCTGCCGGTCGTGGGTCATCCGCTGAACTCGGAGCTGCTGTCGTCGCTGCCGTTTGTGCTAACCATCTGCGTCATGGCGCTCTTCGCGCACCGCACCCGCGAGCCGCAGTCCCTGGCTCGCCCGTTCATCCGGGGCCTGCGATGA
- a CDS encoding ABC transporter permease, whose protein sequence is MSSVDAAARAGNARYDRAREGATVLGIYLGSIAVALVVAALVLLATGGSWTSVLSALLDGSVRGPGRWGTTIGVAIPLLLVALGTIINARAGLVNLGQEGQLFVGAALGTYVATHIGVGGPGVLFLIMLAGVAGGAIWAGIAAVLRYQRRMPEVLTTLLLVFVAAQAVGYGLKNKNLLLDPTPDQANRNLISERLRPDTRIPRLDWFGNEFPMTAFVALLLAILVALVLRWTIVGFRLQMLGRGPRTAHRAGVSEARYGGLALVVSGAFCGLAGAFMLAGGDFGNYRLTPNYPVNIGWEGLLVALVGRNHPLAVVPVAFVFAALRTGSGFLAATGVDRDITKVVQALLVLALLVPPAILFVRDRRRTLAAAADRV, encoded by the coding sequence GTGAGTTCCGTGGACGCCGCCGCGCGTGCCGGCAACGCGCGCTACGACCGTGCCCGTGAGGGCGCCACGGTGCTGGGCATCTATCTCGGCAGCATCGCCGTCGCACTCGTGGTGGCTGCGCTGGTGCTGCTCGCCACCGGGGGTTCGTGGACGAGCGTGCTGTCGGCGCTGCTGGACGGCAGCGTGCGCGGCCCGGGGCGCTGGGGCACCACGATCGGCGTGGCCATTCCGCTGCTGCTGGTGGCCCTCGGCACGATCATCAACGCCAGAGCCGGGCTAGTGAACCTTGGCCAAGAGGGGCAACTGTTCGTCGGTGCTGCGCTCGGAACCTACGTCGCGACCCACATCGGCGTGGGCGGTCCAGGCGTGCTGTTCCTCATCATGTTGGCCGGCGTGGCCGGCGGGGCGATCTGGGCGGGCATCGCCGCGGTCCTGCGCTATCAGCGGCGCATGCCCGAGGTGCTGACCACGCTTCTGCTGGTGTTCGTCGCGGCGCAGGCGGTGGGCTACGGCCTGAAGAACAAGAATCTCCTGCTGGATCCGACTCCGGACCAGGCCAACCGGAACCTGATCAGTGAACGGTTGCGCCCGGACACACGGATACCCCGCCTCGACTGGTTCGGCAACGAGTTCCCCATGACCGCTTTCGTCGCGCTGTTGCTGGCGATCCTCGTGGCACTCGTGCTGCGCTGGACGATCGTGGGTTTCCGCCTGCAAATGCTGGGCCGCGGCCCGCGCACGGCGCACCGGGCCGGTGTCAGCGAGGCGCGCTACGGCGGCCTGGCGCTGGTGGTCTCCGGGGCCTTCTGCGGGCTGGCGGGGGCGTTCATGCTGGCGGGCGGCGACTTCGGGAACTACCGGCTCACCCCCAACTACCCGGTGAACATCGGCTGGGAGGGACTGCTCGTGGCGCTCGTGGGCCGGAATCACCCGCTCGCGGTGGTCCCGGTTGCGTTCGTCTTCGCCGCGTTGCGCACCGGGTCGGGATTCCTGGCGGCGACCGGTGTGGACCGCGACATCACGAAGGTCGTGCAGGCACTGCTGGTGCTGGCCCTGCTGGTGCCACCCGCCATCCTGTTCGTCCGGGACCGGCGGCGAACGCTCGCCGCGGCCGCCGACAGGGTCTAG
- a CDS encoding ABC transporter ATP-binding protein, giving the protein MTSPAAEVQSITKRFGAVVACDSVDLALERGEIHGILGENGAGKSTLMKVLIGLVLPDAGAIRINGDQCRITDPAEAAELGIGMVHQHFSLVEPLTVWENVILGERVRLDSAAAKRRVGEISERYGLAIDPDERISDLSAGLRQRVEIIKCLRRDPAIVILDEPTSVLTPGESEQLFAVLRRVVEQENKAVALVSHKLDEVLAATDRITIMRAGAVVDRRETADADAPGLARAMVGRPVSLRSEGAALGHIEGFEDGAAAQGTASGSTAGAAGSPPVLQVRGATARGRDGRTLLDGLSLEVYPGEIVGVAGVEGNGQAALSDLLSSLLPLESGTVQVGDTEPPTGRAGAMAAAGVAVVPADRHESGCVLDMTVAENLTLVSPPRARTGRALLDRAGRALLDRAGRQVHAERLIEQFGIQTPGADAPMWSLSGGNQQRVVLARELSGDPAILVAAQPTRGLDVGAIEYVSERLREAAAGGVGVLLISTELEEVLDLADRIVVIFRGRIVGEMDRANLDVERLGLLMSGAQEEAAS; this is encoded by the coding sequence ATGACCTCACCCGCGGCTGAGGTGCAGAGCATCACCAAGCGCTTCGGCGCGGTGGTTGCCTGCGACAGCGTGGATCTGGCGCTGGAGCGCGGCGAGATCCACGGGATCCTCGGCGAGAACGGTGCCGGCAAGTCGACGCTCATGAAGGTGCTGATCGGCCTCGTGCTGCCCGACGCCGGCGCGATCCGCATCAATGGCGACCAGTGTCGCATCACCGATCCCGCTGAGGCCGCCGAGTTGGGCATCGGCATGGTTCACCAGCACTTCAGCCTGGTGGAGCCGCTCACGGTCTGGGAGAACGTCATCCTTGGCGAGCGCGTCCGCCTCGACTCGGCGGCGGCGAAGCGGCGAGTCGGCGAGATCAGCGAGCGCTACGGCCTGGCGATCGACCCCGACGAGCGAATCAGCGACCTGAGCGCCGGCCTGCGCCAGCGCGTGGAGATCATCAAGTGCCTGCGGCGCGATCCGGCGATCGTCATCCTCGACGAGCCCACGTCGGTTCTCACGCCGGGGGAGTCCGAACAGTTGTTCGCGGTGCTTCGCCGCGTTGTGGAACAGGAGAACAAGGCGGTCGCCCTGGTCAGCCACAAGCTGGACGAGGTGCTGGCCGCAACCGACCGAATCACGATTATGCGTGCCGGCGCCGTGGTGGATCGCCGGGAGACCGCCGACGCCGACGCTCCGGGTCTGGCGCGGGCGATGGTGGGGCGTCCGGTGTCGCTGCGCTCGGAAGGCGCGGCCCTGGGTCACATCGAGGGCTTCGAGGACGGCGCGGCGGCGCAGGGAACGGCGAGCGGCAGCACGGCCGGAGCCGCCGGATCCCCGCCGGTGCTACAGGTCCGCGGTGCGACGGCCCGCGGCCGCGACGGGCGCACGCTGCTGGACGGACTGTCTCTCGAGGTGTACCCGGGAGAGATCGTGGGGGTCGCCGGCGTGGAGGGGAACGGCCAGGCCGCGCTCAGCGATCTGCTGTCCAGCCTGCTCCCGCTCGAGAGCGGCACGGTGCAGGTTGGTGACACCGAGCCGCCGACCGGTCGTGCCGGCGCGATGGCCGCTGCCGGGGTGGCGGTGGTGCCGGCGGATCGCCACGAGTCCGGGTGCGTGCTGGACATGACCGTGGCCGAGAACCTGACGCTCGTCTCGCCGCCGCGAGCCCGAACGGGCCGGGCCCTGCTCGACCGCGCCGGCCGCGCCTTGCTGGACCGCGCCGGCCGCCAGGTACACGCCGAGCGGCTCATCGAGCAGTTCGGGATCCAGACGCCCGGAGCGGATGCCCCGATGTGGTCGCTGTCGGGCGGGAACCAACAACGTGTCGTGCTGGCACGTGAGCTCAGCGGCGACCCCGCGATCCTGGTGGCGGCCCAGCCGACGCGGGGACTCGACGTCGGGGCCATCGAGTACGTCTCCGAGCGCCTCCGGGAGGCAGCGGCAGGCGGCGTGGGCGTGCTCCTCATCTCCACGGAACTGGAGGAGGTGCTGGACCTCGCCGATCGGATCGTCGTGATCTTCCGGGGGCGGATCGTCGGTGAGATGGATCGCGCCAACCTCGATGTCGAACGGCTCGGGCTGCTGATGAGCGGCGCACAGGAGGAGGCGGCCTCGTGA